A window of Desulfobacterales bacterium contains these coding sequences:
- a CDS encoding thiolase family protein: MNKKVGICAVAQTTYERDKWHQRFQGMALEVLESLLNQTGLDFSEDGGINTTISVSDDIFDARTISDNAMTDVLGAHFRCEEKVAQEGIQAIYYGVSAILSGHTDFVLIIGHCKESQAKSRNMVTHVAFDPFYTRPVGLDFCAAAGIQAQAYCQKSKITDEHLAKIVVRARQNAQKNAYTKDVSMLTMENVLSSQMIADPIRELHAYPVSDGAVGIILASEEKAKKITDKPVWIAGVGNCMDSFFLGDRDVTSNFALKKASERAYKRASITDPKTLDVIEVSDQYAYQLPMWMEGLGMCDDGKSAEWLNSNNLDKYNVNPSGGMLAGNPLILGGLVRAAEAALQLRGEAGEHQVKGAKTALAHGVMGPAGQFHSVIILKTE; encoded by the coding sequence ATGAACAAAAAAGTTGGAATTTGCGCAGTAGCGCAAACCACTTATGAAAGAGACAAATGGCATCAGCGCTTTCAAGGTATGGCTCTTGAAGTTTTAGAGTCTCTGCTTAACCAAACCGGTCTGGATTTTTCAGAAGATGGAGGCATTAATACCACCATAAGTGTTTCTGATGATATTTTTGATGCAAGAACTATTTCTGATAATGCAATGACTGACGTTCTTGGAGCTCATTTCAGATGTGAAGAAAAAGTAGCGCAAGAAGGAATTCAGGCGATTTATTACGGAGTTTCTGCAATTCTTTCCGGCCATACAGATTTTGTTTTAATTATTGGACATTGTAAAGAATCCCAAGCAAAAAGCAGAAATATGGTTACTCATGTTGCTTTTGATCCTTTTTATACAAGGCCTGTAGGGCTTGATTTTTGTGCAGCAGCTGGCATTCAAGCTCAAGCATACTGCCAAAAATCCAAAATAACTGACGAACATCTTGCAAAAATAGTTGTCAGAGCAAGACAGAATGCCCAAAAAAATGCTTATACAAAAGACGTTTCCATGCTAACAATGGAAAATGTTTTATCATCTCAGATGATAGCTGACCCAATTCGAGAACTTCATGCTTATCCTGTTTCAGATGGAGCAGTAGGAATAATACTTGCCTCTGAAGAAAAAGCTAAAAAGATTACAGATAAACCTGTATGGATTGCTGGAGTAGGCAATTGTATGGATAGTTTTTTTCTTGGAGATAGAGATGTAACTTCAAATTTCGCTTTAAAAAAAGCTTCAGAAAGGGCATATAAAAGGGCTTCCATAACTGATCCAAAAACATTAGATGTTATTGAAGTTTCAGATCAGTATGCATATCAGCTTCCGATGTGGATGGAAGGTTTAGGAATGTGTGATGATGGTAAATCAGCTGAATGGCTAAATTCAAATAATCTTGATAAATATAATGTAAATCCTTCTGGAGGGATGCTTGCAGGCAATCCTTTAATTTTAGGAGGACTTGTTAGAGCTGCTGAAGCTGCACTTCAGCTTAGGGGCGAAGCTGGCGAGCATCAAGTAAAAGGCGCTAAAACCGCCCTTGCTCATGGAGTTATGGGGCCTGCAGGTCAATTTCATTCAGTTATAATACTTAAAACCGAATAG